A genomic region of Eucalyptus grandis isolate ANBG69807.140 chromosome 5, ASM1654582v1, whole genome shotgun sequence contains the following coding sequences:
- the LOC104444353 gene encoding vestitone reductase isoform X2, with translation MASDKGTVCVTGGDGFIASWMIMRLLERGYSVRTTVIPELGSRHINFLTNLPGASERLRIFTADLGEPQSFGPAIEGCVGVFLVATPVDFEDREPEPVVTKRSIDGALAILRACLNSKTLKRVVYTASASAVQLNNSNANILDEDSWSDVNSIREITTFGASYAISKTLTEKAVLEFGEKHGLEVVTVVLSLVHGPFICPKFAASVRTTLALVLGNENEYNVLLKVSLVHVDDVARAHIFLFEHPDAKGRYICSSATMTIEEMSKFLSERYPEFQIPSPESLKEVKGPRLASLSSRKLLNAGFEYKYGVEDMFDGAIQCCKEKGFL, from the exons ATGGCGAGTGATAAAGGCACGGTGTGCGTTACTGGTGGTGATGGCTTCATAGCTTCATGGATGATCATGAGGCTCCTTGAACGCGGTTACTCAGTCCGGACAACTGTCATACCCGAACTGG GCAGCAGACACATCAACTTCTTGACAAATCTACCGGGAGCATCAGAAAGGCTCCGAATCTTCACCGCCGACCTTGGTGAACCCCAAAGTTTCGGCCCAGCCATTGAAGGCTGTGTCGGAGTCTTCCTTGTCGCCACCCCAGTGGACTTTGAGGACAGAGAGCCAGAGCCAGTCGTCACCAAAAGATCCATCGACGGAGCGTTAGCCATCCTGAGGGCCTGCCTGAACTCCAAGACTCTGAAGCGGGTCGTGTACACTGCGAGTGCATCTGCTGTTCAACTCAACAACTCCAATGCCAATATACTGGATGAGGACTCATGGAGCGACGTCAACTCCATCAGAGAAATCACGACATTTGGAGCTTCATATGCAATCTCGAAGACATTGACTGAGAAGGCAGTTCTCGAGTTCGGAGAGAAGCATGGATTAGAAGTGGTGACAGTGGTTCTCTCATTGGTCCATGGACCCTTCATTTGTCCCAAGTTTGCCGCATCCGTCCGGACTACGCTGGCTTTGGTATTAG GGAATGAGAATGAGTACAATGTTCTTCTCAAAGTATCTCTCGTGCATGTGGACGATGTGGCGAGAGCACACATCTTCCTCTTCGAGCACCCCGACGCCAAGGGGCGGTACATATGTTCCTCGGCCACAATGACCATCGAAGAGATGTCCAAGTTTCTCTCGGAAAGATACCCGGAGTTTCAGATACCCTCACCGGA GTCCTTGAAGGAAGTGAAAGGCCCCAGGCTCGCCAGCCTTTCGTCGAGGAAGCTGTTGAACGCCGGTTTCGAGTATAAGTACGGAGTCGAGGACATGTTCGACGGAGCCATCCAgtgctgcaaagaaaagggCTTTCTCTAG
- the LOC104444353 gene encoding vestitone reductase isoform X1, which translates to MASDKGTVCVTGGDGFIASWMIMRLLERGYSVRTTVIPELEGSRHINFLTNLPGASERLRIFTADLGEPQSFGPAIEGCVGVFLVATPVDFEDREPEPVVTKRSIDGALAILRACLNSKTLKRVVYTASASAVQLNNSNANILDEDSWSDVNSIREITTFGASYAISKTLTEKAVLEFGEKHGLEVVTVVLSLVHGPFICPKFAASVRTTLALVLGNENEYNVLLKVSLVHVDDVARAHIFLFEHPDAKGRYICSSATMTIEEMSKFLSERYPEFQIPSPESLKEVKGPRLASLSSRKLLNAGFEYKYGVEDMFDGAIQCCKEKGFL; encoded by the exons ATGGCGAGTGATAAAGGCACGGTGTGCGTTACTGGTGGTGATGGCTTCATAGCTTCATGGATGATCATGAGGCTCCTTGAACGCGGTTACTCAGTCCGGACAACTGTCATACCCGAACTGG AAGGCAGCAGACACATCAACTTCTTGACAAATCTACCGGGAGCATCAGAAAGGCTCCGAATCTTCACCGCCGACCTTGGTGAACCCCAAAGTTTCGGCCCAGCCATTGAAGGCTGTGTCGGAGTCTTCCTTGTCGCCACCCCAGTGGACTTTGAGGACAGAGAGCCAGAGCCAGTCGTCACCAAAAGATCCATCGACGGAGCGTTAGCCATCCTGAGGGCCTGCCTGAACTCCAAGACTCTGAAGCGGGTCGTGTACACTGCGAGTGCATCTGCTGTTCAACTCAACAACTCCAATGCCAATATACTGGATGAGGACTCATGGAGCGACGTCAACTCCATCAGAGAAATCACGACATTTGGAGCTTCATATGCAATCTCGAAGACATTGACTGAGAAGGCAGTTCTCGAGTTCGGAGAGAAGCATGGATTAGAAGTGGTGACAGTGGTTCTCTCATTGGTCCATGGACCCTTCATTTGTCCCAAGTTTGCCGCATCCGTCCGGACTACGCTGGCTTTGGTATTAG GGAATGAGAATGAGTACAATGTTCTTCTCAAAGTATCTCTCGTGCATGTGGACGATGTGGCGAGAGCACACATCTTCCTCTTCGAGCACCCCGACGCCAAGGGGCGGTACATATGTTCCTCGGCCACAATGACCATCGAAGAGATGTCCAAGTTTCTCTCGGAAAGATACCCGGAGTTTCAGATACCCTCACCGGA GTCCTTGAAGGAAGTGAAAGGCCCCAGGCTCGCCAGCCTTTCGTCGAGGAAGCTGTTGAACGCCGGTTTCGAGTATAAGTACGGAGTCGAGGACATGTTCGACGGAGCCATCCAgtgctgcaaagaaaagggCTTTCTCTAG